One genomic region from Ruficoccus amylovorans encodes:
- a CDS encoding glycosyltransferase family 4 protein, whose translation MTPHPPHIALIANYAPDRQASMLRFAALLETGLRDKGCRVTRLEPKKVLGGPGPAAKWRGYADKFLLAPARLRRQLQRLSTGGERLIVHLCDHSNAPYLPLAQGQPTLVTCHDVMAIKSGLGLVPQNPTRLSGRLLQNWIYRHLKDAPFVVCVSEKTRHDLQTLTGLPDERLAVIPNALPYPFQLLPPETTDRLLPGKIDWPYFLHVGSDAWYKNRPGVLALYRALLPSHPQARLVFVGPEDAALTREIRQHHLGSRVHFLTGLDNAQLNAIYGRAECLFFPSWEEGFGWPVAEAQASGCPVALTDLPPMNAIGGEAAIRLPPPPLRADQTDKWAGQCAPLILESLANRSALIRNGLANAARFTPGRMAEAYLSIYAQLKNGG comes from the coding sequence ATGACCCCGCACCCGCCGCACATAGCGCTCATCGCTAACTATGCCCCCGACCGGCAGGCAAGCATGCTGCGCTTCGCCGCGCTGCTGGAGACCGGGCTGCGCGACAAGGGCTGCCGCGTCACGCGGCTGGAGCCGAAAAAAGTCCTCGGCGGCCCCGGCCCGGCGGCCAAATGGCGCGGCTACGCGGACAAGTTCCTGCTCGCTCCCGCCAGACTCCGACGGCAACTGCAGAGGCTCTCTACCGGCGGCGAACGCCTCATCGTCCACCTTTGCGACCACTCAAACGCGCCCTACCTGCCACTGGCGCAGGGCCAGCCCACGCTGGTTACCTGCCATGACGTGATGGCGATCAAGTCCGGTCTCGGTCTGGTTCCGCAGAATCCGACCCGCCTGAGCGGACGGCTCCTGCAAAACTGGATTTATCGCCATCTCAAGGACGCGCCCTTCGTGGTGTGTGTGTCGGAGAAAACCCGCCACGACCTCCAAACCCTGACCGGTCTGCCAGACGAGCGGCTGGCTGTCATCCCCAACGCCCTCCCCTATCCCTTCCAACTCCTTCCCCCCGAGACAACCGACCGCCTGCTGCCCGGAAAAATAGACTGGCCGTACTTCCTGCACGTCGGCTCGGACGCCTGGTACAAAAATCGCCCCGGCGTCCTCGCGCTTTACCGGGCCCTGCTCCCATCCCATCCGCAGGCGCGCCTGGTCTTTGTCGGGCCGGAGGATGCAGCGCTCACGCGGGAAATCCGCCAGCACCATCTGGGCTCCCGGGTTCACTTTCTCACCGGTCTGGACAACGCGCAACTCAACGCGATCTACGGCCGGGCCGAATGCCTGTTTTTTCCCTCCTGGGAGGAGGGCTTTGGCTGGCCCGTCGCCGAGGCCCAGGCCAGCGGTTGCCCGGTCGCCCTGACCGACCTGCCCCCCATGAACGCCATTGGCGGCGAGGCCGCTATTCGCCTGCCGCCCCCGCCCCTCAGAGCCGACCAGACCGACAAATGGGCCGGGCAATGTGCCCCGCTCATCCTCGAATCGCTCGCGAACCGGTCAGCGCTCATCCGGAACGGGCTGGCCAATGCCGCCCGCTTTACCCCCGGCCGCATGGCGGAAGCTTATCTGAGTATTTATGCCCAGTTGAAGAATGGAGGATAA
- a CDS encoding NADPH-dependent assimilatory sulfite reductase hemoprotein subunit — MSATAKKLSKNEDLKDASNFLRGTILEGLADLSTGAISEADTQLTKFHGIYMQDDRDVRSERRNKKLERAYSFMVRVRVPGGVCSPEQWLAMDKLSDDYANHTLKLTTRQAFQFHGIIKSNLKRSIQEINKVVLDTIAACGDVNRNVMCNPNPEQSEIHAEALKIAQQLSDHLTPKTSAYHEIWLDGEKAVSSEPDEEPIYGKTYLPRKFKIVLAIPPSNDVDVFAHDLGLIAIVEEGKLAGFNFTVGGGMGMTHNNHATYPRLGDVLGFVKPEDVIPVAEAIVTTQRDFGDRSDRKHARLKYTIDDRGLDWFRGEVEARSGIKLGEARPYVFESTGDRYGWVEGTNGNFNLTLFVQNGRVRDDREIKMKTALREIAQVHNGDFRLTANQNLIIGKISPEKRPEIEKILAEYKLDRCFEQAGIRLNSMACVALPTCGLALAESERYLPDLVTELEGVIEAAGLEHEAIVIRMTGCPNGCARPYLGEIGLVGRSPGKYNLYLGAGFDGSRMNKLYKENVRQEEIAAVLQPIIERYARERKEGERFGDFTIRAGYVKAVKVAKTDWWAAN; from the coding sequence ATGAGCGCCACCGCCAAAAAACTTTCCAAGAACGAGGACTTGAAGGATGCCAGCAATTTCCTGCGCGGCACCATCCTCGAAGGGCTTGCCGACCTGTCCACCGGGGCGATTTCCGAAGCTGACACACAGCTGACGAAATTCCACGGCATCTACATGCAGGATGACCGCGACGTGCGTAGCGAGCGCCGTAACAAAAAGCTGGAGCGCGCCTACTCCTTCATGGTTCGCGTGCGCGTGCCCGGTGGCGTCTGCTCGCCCGAGCAATGGCTGGCCATGGACAAGCTCAGCGACGACTACGCCAACCACACGCTCAAGCTCACCACCCGCCAGGCTTTCCAGTTCCACGGCATCATCAAGAGCAACCTCAAGCGCTCCATCCAGGAGATCAACAAGGTCGTGCTCGACACCATCGCCGCATGCGGTGACGTGAACCGCAACGTCATGTGCAACCCGAATCCCGAGCAGTCGGAGATTCACGCCGAGGCACTCAAGATCGCCCAGCAGCTCAGCGACCACCTCACCCCGAAGACCAGCGCCTACCACGAGATTTGGCTCGACGGCGAGAAGGCCGTCTCCAGCGAGCCGGATGAGGAGCCCATTTACGGCAAGACCTACCTGCCGCGTAAGTTCAAGATCGTGCTGGCCATCCCGCCGAGCAACGACGTGGACGTCTTCGCGCATGACCTCGGGCTCATCGCCATTGTCGAGGAGGGCAAGCTGGCCGGGTTTAACTTCACCGTCGGCGGCGGCATGGGCATGACCCATAATAACCACGCCACCTACCCGCGTCTGGGCGATGTGCTCGGCTTCGTCAAGCCCGAGGACGTCATCCCGGTGGCCGAGGCTATCGTGACCACACAGCGCGATTTCGGCGATCGCTCCGACCGCAAGCACGCCCGTCTCAAGTACACCATTGACGACCGCGGGCTGGACTGGTTCCGGGGCGAAGTCGAGGCCCGCAGCGGCATCAAGCTCGGCGAAGCGCGTCCCTACGTCTTCGAGTCCACCGGCGACCGCTATGGCTGGGTCGAGGGCACCAACGGCAACTTTAACCTCACCCTCTTCGTCCAGAACGGCCGCGTTCGCGACGACCGCGAGATCAAGATGAAGACCGCCCTGCGCGAGATCGCCCAGGTCCATAACGGGGACTTCCGCCTGACCGCGAACCAGAACCTCATCATCGGCAAGATCAGCCCGGAAAAGCGCCCCGAGATCGAAAAGATCCTGGCCGAGTACAAGCTCGACCGCTGCTTCGAGCAAGCCGGCATCCGGCTCAACTCGATGGCTTGCGTGGCGCTGCCCACCTGCGGCCTCGCCCTGGCCGAGAGCGAACGCTACCTGCCCGACCTTGTGACCGAACTGGAAGGCGTGATCGAGGCGGCCGGGCTGGAGCATGAGGCCATTGTCATCCGCATGACGGGCTGCCCCAACGGCTGCGCCCGCCCCTATCTGGGCGAGATCGGTCTCGTGGGCCGCTCCCCCGGCAAGTACAACCTGTACCTCGGGGCCGGATTCGACGGCTCGCGCATGAACAAGCTCTATAAGGAGAACGTCCGGCAGGAAGAAATCGCCGCCGTCCTTCAGCCGATCATCGAGCGATACGCCCGCGAGCGTAAAGAGGGCGAACGCTTCGGCGACTTCACCATCCGCGCCGGGTATGTCAAGGCGGTCAAGGTCGCCAAGACCGACTGGTGGGCCGCGAACTAG
- a CDS encoding PspA/IM30 family protein, whose protein sequence is MRTFWKRWRITIGSGFESLITRVENHEALVAEAIREAQSAAAKAKVKLAHVRRDGERLRERARTLATETESWERRAQAQADDNRERALECLRRRNTTRRELDSTTAELARHEQTERALSADISKLEDHVAGLRRRKNELAARDFRARALSATSPEEGTLLGGIDDIFERWELKLAESEIICEPAPADDFADGFMAEEEKAELEAELDALLKPGPDDRS, encoded by the coding sequence ATGAGAACATTCTGGAAACGCTGGAGAATCACCATCGGGAGCGGTTTCGAGTCGCTCATCACGCGGGTCGAAAACCATGAGGCCCTCGTGGCCGAGGCCATCCGCGAGGCCCAGTCCGCCGCCGCCAAGGCCAAGGTCAAACTCGCCCACGTGCGCCGCGACGGCGAACGCTTGCGCGAACGTGCCCGCACGCTCGCCACCGAGACAGAAAGCTGGGAGCGGCGCGCTCAAGCACAGGCCGACGACAACCGGGAGCGCGCACTGGAATGCCTGCGCCGCCGCAACACCACCCGCCGCGAGCTGGACAGCACAACCGCTGAGCTGGCCCGCCACGAACAAACCGAGCGCGCCCTGAGCGCTGACATCTCCAAGCTCGAAGATCACGTGGCCGGGCTGCGCCGCCGCAAGAACGAACTGGCCGCCCGCGACTTCCGCGCCCGCGCGCTCAGCGCCACCTCTCCCGAGGAGGGCACGCTGCTGGGCGGCATTGATGACATCTTCGAGCGCTGGGAGCTGAAGCTGGCCGAGTCCGAAATTATCTGCGAACCGGCCCCGGCGGACGATTTCGCGGACGGCTTCATGGCCGAGGAGGAAAAGGCTGAACTTGAGGCCGAACTCGACGCGCTTCTGAAGCCCGGCCCCGACGACCGGTCCTGA
- a CDS encoding glycosyltransferase has product MKILHVIHTMRPESGGVVEAVRLIATAQIELGHEAEVLCLDAAGTNCHDLPFNLYEIGPAKATYGYCTELKPWLRQHHDEFHAIIVHGLWQYLGLAVHNILRRTRTPYYVFPHGMLDPWFNQAYPHKQLKKRLYWRLAECRVLRDARGVLFTCETERQLARTSFSPYEANEIVVGLGIEEPAFDATVARAAFKEKFPAIGGDFLLFLGRIDPKKGLDLLVLAYDGLVSNGANLPPLVLAGPGENSTYAERLRSLSSSPKIHFTGMLSGELKWGALSCSQALILPSHQENFGIVVAEALCLSKPVLISNKVNIWQEVQEDGAGLVESDTLAGTEQLLCNWLSLTRGERHALSRAARPCFQKRFSIPEVARRLMEVLGQEQAEKDAAHR; this is encoded by the coding sequence ATGAAAATTCTCCACGTCATCCACACCATGCGGCCCGAGTCCGGTGGAGTGGTCGAGGCTGTCCGGCTGATCGCCACCGCTCAGATCGAACTGGGACACGAGGCGGAAGTACTTTGTCTGGATGCAGCCGGCACAAATTGTCACGATCTCCCGTTTAACCTCTACGAAATCGGACCGGCCAAAGCCACCTACGGCTACTGCACCGAACTGAAACCCTGGTTGCGCCAACACCATGACGAGTTTCACGCCATCATCGTCCACGGACTGTGGCAATACCTCGGGCTGGCCGTGCACAACATCCTGCGCCGCACCCGCACGCCCTACTACGTCTTTCCCCACGGCATGCTCGACCCGTGGTTCAACCAGGCCTACCCCCACAAACAGCTCAAAAAGCGGCTTTACTGGCGGTTGGCCGAGTGTCGCGTCCTGCGGGACGCCCGGGGCGTGCTCTTCACCTGTGAGACCGAACGTCAGCTCGCACGCACCTCCTTCAGCCCCTACGAGGCCAACGAAATCGTCGTCGGACTCGGTATCGAGGAACCTGCCTTCGACGCCACCGTCGCCCGTGCTGCTTTCAAGGAAAAATTCCCTGCCATCGGCGGAGATTTCCTGCTTTTTCTCGGACGTATCGACCCGAAAAAGGGTCTCGACCTGCTGGTGCTCGCCTATGACGGGCTTGTCAGCAACGGTGCCAATCTGCCGCCACTCGTGCTGGCCGGCCCCGGAGAGAACAGCACCTACGCCGAGCGGCTCAGAAGCCTGAGCAGTTCACCAAAGATCCATTTCACCGGCATGCTCTCGGGCGAACTCAAGTGGGGCGCGCTCAGTTGCTCGCAGGCACTCATCCTGCCCTCGCATCAGGAGAACTTCGGCATCGTCGTGGCCGAGGCCCTTTGCCTGAGCAAGCCGGTCCTCATTTCCAATAAGGTCAACATCTGGCAGGAAGTCCAGGAGGACGGCGCGGGCCTGGTCGAGAGCGACACCCTGGCCGGGACCGAACAACTCCTGTGCAACTGGCTCTCCCTCACCCGCGGAGAACGACACGCTCTCAGCCGTGCCGCCCGCCCGTGTTTCCAGAAGCGCTTCTCCATCCCCGAAGTCGCCCGGCGATTGATGGAAGTGCTTGGCCAAGAACAAGCCGAGAAAGACGCAGCGCACCGGTAG
- a CDS encoding glycosyltransferase family 2 protein produces MSQPRFSVLIPTCHRNDLLAKCLAALAPGRQTLGEPFEVIVSDDGSRETAEALINENFPWACWTPGPKRGPAANRNHAASLATGDWLAFTDDDCIPAPGWLAGYAAAIDAEIKVYEGRTTTDYPLKGPRFQAPVNENGGYLWSCNLLLARETFDRLGGFDEGFPYPHLEDVDLRLRLEALGEKPKFTPAAEILHPQRPATPWLRRARSKQSSVYLCHKYGRPLSFANLDPLSFARMAKRALTGPGPAVDKLARIGGLAAEFLYLIPMVPYWKYQYSKR; encoded by the coding sequence ATGAGCCAGCCCCGGTTTTCGGTCCTCATCCCGACCTGCCACCGCAACGACCTGCTGGCCAAATGCCTGGCGGCGCTCGCGCCGGGCAGGCAAACGCTGGGCGAGCCCTTCGAGGTCATCGTGAGCGACGACGGCTCCCGTGAAACCGCCGAGGCGCTCATTAACGAAAACTTCCCCTGGGCCTGCTGGACGCCCGGCCCGAAGCGCGGCCCCGCCGCCAACCGCAACCACGCAGCCTCGCTGGCGACCGGCGATTGGCTCGCCTTCACCGACGACGACTGCATCCCCGCCCCCGGCTGGTTGGCCGGGTACGCGGCCGCGATCGACGCAGAGATAAAAGTTTACGAAGGCCGCACCACCACCGACTATCCGCTGAAGGGCCCGCGCTTCCAGGCCCCGGTCAACGAAAACGGCGGTTACCTGTGGTCGTGCAACCTGCTGCTTGCCCGCGAGACCTTTGACCGGCTCGGCGGTTTCGACGAGGGATTCCCCTACCCGCACCTGGAGGACGTGGACCTGCGACTGCGCCTGGAAGCACTTGGCGAAAAACCGAAGTTCACCCCGGCGGCGGAGATCCTCCACCCCCAGCGCCCGGCCACCCCGTGGCTGCGCCGCGCCCGCTCGAAGCAATCGAGCGTTTACCTGTGCCACAAGTACGGCCGGCCGCTCAGCTTCGCCAACCTGGACCCGCTCTCCTTCGCCCGCATGGCCAAGCGCGCCCTCACCGGCCCCGGCCCCGCCGTGGACAAACTCGCCCGCATCGGCGGACTCGCCGCCGAGTTCCTTTACCTGATCCCTATGGTTCCGTATTGGAAATATCAATACAGCAAACGGTGA
- a CDS encoding methyltransferase domain-containing protein gives MPRPSCMVFAARYLPPDEIRGKEVIEVGSCDFNGSIKPYVTHWAPKSYLGIDMIEGPCVDKVMNADTLEQEFGPESFDIVISIEMMEHTRWWRTSLTNMKRICRRGGLLLITSPAIGYPYHGYPTDFWRYEIDDFKKMLADFEILGIERDESGPGTFVVARKPMDYQECDLGPIELFSVVTGRRTREIDEADFKSPYFKRQALKVRLKVATSRLYRWLGRCTSKILRLK, from the coding sequence ATGCCCAGACCCAGCTGCATGGTTTTCGCCGCCCGCTACCTCCCTCCTGATGAGATCCGCGGCAAGGAAGTGATCGAAGTCGGCTCCTGCGACTTCAACGGCTCGATCAAGCCCTACGTCACCCACTGGGCGCCGAAGTCCTACCTCGGCATCGACATGATCGAAGGCCCCTGCGTGGACAAGGTCATGAACGCCGACACGCTCGAACAGGAGTTCGGCCCCGAGTCCTTCGACATCGTCATCTCCATCGAGATGATGGAGCACACCCGCTGGTGGCGCACCTCCCTGACCAACATGAAACGCATCTGCCGCCGGGGCGGCCTGTTGCTCATCACCTCGCCCGCCATCGGCTACCCCTACCACGGCTACCCGACCGACTTCTGGCGCTACGAGATTGACGACTTTAAAAAGATGCTGGCCGACTTCGAGATCCTCGGCATCGAGCGCGACGAGAGCGGCCCCGGCACCTTCGTTGTCGCCCGCAAGCCGATGGACTACCAGGAGTGCGACCTGGGGCCGATTGAGCTGTTCAGCGTGGTCACGGGGCGACGCACGCGCGAGATCGACGAGGCCGATTTTAAAAGCCCCTACTTCAAGCGCCAGGCACTCAAGGTCCGCCTCAAGGTCGCCACCAGCCGCCTCTACCGCTGGCTGGGCCGCTGCACATCGAAAATCCTTCGCCTCAAGTAA
- a CDS encoding GNAT family N-acetyltransferase, with protein sequence MKAKKSSGGAGDSEIVSENEYNSAVARTPAIARFCSCSDWVLPAHRHLCGERELHVRRRGESWLALAEGPLMQFVGALQPLDALWCFSCPLLGPDPRDSVDLLEDFLLEEKPDARLVLLGGIPWDSDLHLYLRRGYGGRWQVHALPGADCLQASLEGGAEGFLSRRSGKFRAGLRRSERAAQVAGVEFERVLEADDPDALFTRIVAAERQSWKWQAGESIFQSTNTRAFYQELIQRSCAAGRLRAAFARLDGEDIGFAFGAALGGVFRGLQMSYHRTYAALAPGNLCQWELIRQCETERLETYDLGMDIDYKARWAEHRLKLVTLLMVKA encoded by the coding sequence ATGAAGGCGAAAAAGTCATCAGGCGGGGCGGGGGACTCTGAGATTGTATCGGAAAATGAATACAACTCCGCCGTCGCGCGAACGCCTGCCATCGCGCGTTTTTGTTCCTGCTCGGACTGGGTGTTACCGGCTCACCGTCACTTGTGCGGCGAGCGCGAACTGCATGTGCGCCGGCGGGGCGAGAGCTGGCTGGCGCTGGCGGAGGGGCCGCTGATGCAGTTTGTCGGGGCGCTCCAGCCGCTCGACGCGCTGTGGTGTTTCAGTTGCCCGCTGCTCGGGCCGGACCCCCGCGACAGCGTGGACCTGCTGGAAGATTTCTTGCTCGAAGAAAAGCCCGATGCGCGGTTGGTCCTGCTCGGGGGCATCCCCTGGGACAGTGACCTGCATCTGTATTTGCGGCGTGGATACGGCGGACGCTGGCAGGTGCACGCGCTGCCGGGGGCGGATTGCCTGCAAGCCAGCCTGGAGGGCGGGGCGGAGGGATTCCTCTCGCGCCGAAGTGGAAAATTCCGGGCGGGGTTGCGACGCTCGGAGCGGGCAGCGCAGGTGGCAGGGGTTGAGTTCGAGCGCGTGCTGGAGGCGGACGATCCGGACGCGCTCTTTACGCGCATCGTGGCCGCCGAGCGGCAATCGTGGAAATGGCAGGCGGGCGAGAGTATTTTCCAGTCGACGAACACCCGGGCCTTTTATCAGGAGCTAATCCAGCGCAGTTGCGCGGCGGGTCGTTTGCGGGCGGCCTTCGCCCGGCTCGACGGGGAGGACATCGGATTCGCTTTCGGGGCGGCGCTGGGAGGGGTTTTTCGCGGGCTGCAAATGAGCTATCACCGCACCTATGCAGCGCTTGCCCCCGGCAACCTCTGCCAGTGGGAATTGATCCGCCAGTGCGAGACCGAGCGGCTGGAAACTTACGACCTGGGCATGGACATCGACTATAAGGCCCGTTGGGCTGAGCACCGCTTGAAGCTGGTCACGCTGCTGATGGTGAAGGCGTGA
- a CDS encoding glycosyltransferase family 2 protein: MSDAPLITVITPVLNCARFITGCLENVAAQDCPQAIHLIVDGLSTDGTPELVREFAQKHPRVELISEKDSGQSDAMNHGIREARTPLIGFLNADDYYAPGTLNRVCKLAHDLPEPAFLYGNLHVWGDNDRDLGLNKPAPLSLYNLCRGKPFPLNPASYFYHKSLHELAGPYDIKDHMTMDLDFLFRASQHARIRYVDECWGNFRLIEGTKTQAELATGATFERQRVLINHYIRKLPLPLRIAARTANTVEPLAKKISRRLKRG; this comes from the coding sequence ATGAGCGACGCACCGCTAATCACCGTCATAACTCCGGTGCTCAACTGCGCCCGGTTTATCACCGGGTGCCTGGAGAACGTGGCCGCGCAGGACTGCCCGCAAGCCATCCACCTCATCGTGGACGGACTCTCCACCGACGGCACGCCGGAGCTTGTGCGCGAGTTCGCCCAAAAACACCCGCGCGTAGAACTAATCTCCGAAAAAGACAGCGGCCAGTCCGACGCCATGAACCACGGCATCCGCGAAGCCCGCACGCCGCTGATCGGTTTTCTCAATGCTGACGACTACTACGCCCCCGGCACCCTCAACCGCGTTTGCAAGCTTGCGCACGACCTGCCCGAGCCCGCCTTCCTCTACGGCAATCTGCATGTCTGGGGCGACAACGACCGCGACCTCGGCCTGAACAAGCCCGCCCCGCTCAGCCTCTACAACCTCTGCCGGGGCAAGCCCTTCCCGCTCAACCCCGCCTCGTACTTTTACCACAAGAGCCTCCACGAACTTGCCGGCCCCTACGATATCAAGGACCACATGACGATGGACCTCGACTTCCTTTTCCGCGCCAGCCAGCACGCCCGCATCCGCTACGTTGACGAGTGCTGGGGAAATTTTCGGCTGATCGAAGGGACCAAGACCCAAGCCGAACTGGCCACCGGCGCGACCTTTGAACGTCAGCGCGTATTGATAAATCACTACATAAGAAAACTCCCTCTCCCCCTGCGTATCGCTGCCCGCACCGCCAATACCGTCGAACCTTTAGCAAAAAAAATCTCCCGCCGCCTCAAGCGTGGCTGA
- a CDS encoding glycosyltransferase, which yields MADKTMTDPDPTPGISVVICCYNSRSRLPQTLRHLQDQQGTDGLEWEVIVIDNASTDDTASVAVETWERNPVAPLRVVSEPQPGLSHARARGASEAALPIVALVDDDNWTPPHWLATVARIFRDNPMVGVVGGPTTEACETTPPDWFAQFKGHYAVYELASPGGIVEKYVCGAGLCFRKEAWETLRAEGFEPELSDRKGKELTSGGDAELCAALRLSGWKIWYDPALLIRHFIPAGRLNWDYLTRLNSGFGAQSVYLDAYYALLPGFTTGRPPQPCWVRATLKTLRSLLGLAPRVLFRPTREREGSADWLVWKGQCTRLRTLWREKSRYGERFRRVAGAHWNRLRGS from the coding sequence GTGGCTGACAAGACTATGACCGACCCCGATCCAACGCCCGGCATCAGTGTAGTTATTTGCTGTTACAACAGCCGCTCGCGCCTTCCCCAGACTCTCCGTCACCTGCAAGATCAGCAGGGCACAGACGGGCTCGAATGGGAAGTTATCGTAATCGACAACGCCTCCACCGACGACACCGCCAGCGTCGCCGTAGAGACCTGGGAGCGCAACCCGGTGGCCCCGCTGCGCGTCGTGTCCGAGCCGCAGCCCGGCCTCAGCCACGCCCGCGCCCGTGGCGCGTCCGAGGCGGCCCTCCCCATAGTCGCTCTGGTGGACGACGACAACTGGACACCCCCACACTGGCTGGCCACGGTGGCTCGTATCTTCCGTGACAACCCGATGGTCGGCGTCGTGGGGGGGCCGACCACGGAGGCGTGTGAGACGACGCCCCCGGACTGGTTTGCGCAATTCAAGGGCCACTACGCGGTGTACGAGCTAGCGTCACCGGGAGGCATCGTGGAGAAGTATGTCTGCGGCGCGGGCCTGTGTTTCCGCAAAGAGGCGTGGGAAACGCTGCGGGCCGAGGGATTCGAGCCCGAGCTGAGCGACCGCAAGGGCAAGGAGCTGACCTCCGGCGGCGACGCCGAACTGTGCGCCGCGCTGCGGCTCAGCGGATGGAAAATCTGGTACGACCCGGCCCTGCTCATCCGGCACTTCATCCCCGCCGGTCGCCTGAACTGGGATTACCTCACCCGACTCAACAGCGGCTTCGGCGCGCAGTCCGTATACCTCGACGCCTACTACGCCCTGCTGCCCGGTTTCACCACCGGACGGCCTCCTCAGCCCTGCTGGGTACGCGCCACCTTAAAGACACTCCGCTCCCTGCTTGGACTGGCCCCGCGCGTGCTCTTCCGCCCGACGAGAGAGAGAGAGGGCAGCGCCGACTGGCTCGTATGGAAGGGCCAATGCACCCGCCTGAGAACCCTCTGGCGCGAAAAAAGCCGCTACGGCGAACGCTTCCGCCGGGTCGCCGGGGCGCACTGGAACCGCCTGCGCGGGTCATAA
- a CDS encoding glycosyltransferase family 4 protein gives MILLSHPTGNENLRQAMRAMQEAGILYSFSTTIGLTADSKIESLPLPGQLKRQLAKRRYAIYAAQLRRSPWRELVRLALLNRPENSLTRHEIGPCSVDGVYRALDRKVARALRGKAGREAQAVYGYEDGCLEHFTVARERGLTTIYELPIAYGPYAHAMLAEEARRRPNWEPTLISTRDSARKLDRKRRELELADVVVCPSAFVEDSIPPELRAGKRLLRMPYGIDPVEAIPPYEPPLERPLRFLYAGSLSQRKGLADLFEAWNSAALPHTELHVMGSRLMPGAFYRELCPTAIFHGPRPRPEVLALMDACDVLVLPSLVEGRALVQLEALGRGLPLLITPNTGGDDLVEPGETGFITPARSPEALAERLAWFSQHRDELPRMHAACLKKAATVSWERYREQLSGALVNILEDRAHG, from the coding sequence ATGATCCTGCTCAGCCACCCGACCGGCAACGAAAACCTCCGCCAGGCCATGCGGGCCATGCAGGAGGCGGGCATTTTGTATTCATTTTCCACTACAATCGGACTGACGGCGGACAGTAAAATCGAATCACTCCCACTCCCCGGCCAGCTCAAACGCCAGTTGGCCAAGCGCCGCTACGCCATCTACGCTGCGCAACTGCGCCGCTCCCCGTGGCGCGAACTGGTGCGGCTCGCGCTGCTCAACCGTCCGGAAAATTCCCTGACCCGCCACGAGATCGGTCCGTGCAGCGTGGACGGTGTTTACCGTGCCCTCGACCGCAAGGTGGCCCGTGCCCTGCGCGGCAAGGCGGGTCGCGAGGCGCAGGCCGTTTACGGCTACGAGGACGGCTGCCTCGAGCATTTCACCGTCGCCCGCGAGCGCGGACTGACCACGATCTACGAACTTCCCATCGCCTACGGCCCCTACGCCCACGCCATGCTGGCGGAGGAGGCGCGGCGGCGGCCCAACTGGGAGCCGACTCTGATCTCCACCCGCGACTCGGCGCGGAAACTCGACCGCAAGCGCCGCGAGTTGGAACTGGCTGACGTGGTGGTGTGCCCGAGCGCGTTTGTCGAGGACTCGATCCCGCCCGAACTGCGCGCGGGCAAGCGCCTGCTGCGGATGCCCTACGGCATCGATCCGGTGGAAGCGATTCCGCCCTACGAGCCGCCGCTTGAGCGCCCCTTGAGATTTCTGTACGCCGGTTCGCTCAGCCAGCGCAAGGGCTTGGCCGACCTCTTCGAGGCCTGGAACTCGGCCGCTCTCCCCCACACCGAGTTGCACGTCATGGGCTCGCGGCTGATGCCGGGGGCGTTTTACCGGGAGCTGTGCCCGACGGCGATTTTTCACGGCCCTCGCCCCCGGCCCGAAGTTCTCGCTCTGATGGACGCCTGCGACGTGCTTGTGCTCCCCTCGCTGGTCGAGGGGCGGGCCCTCGTCCAACTGGAGGCACTCGGGCGTGGACTGCCGCTGCTCATCACGCCCAACACCGGCGGCGACGATCTGGTGGAACCGGGAGAGACGGGCTTCATCACCCCGGCGCGTTCGCCGGAGGCGCTGGCCGAGCGGCTGGCGTGGTTCAGCCAGCACCGGGACGAATTGCCACGCATGCACGCCGCTTGCCTGAAAAAAGCCGCCACCGTCTCCTGGGAGCGCTACCGCGAGCAATTGTCTGGCGCACTGGTCAATATTCTGGAAGATCGCGCGCATGGCTAA